From a single Methylosinus sp. H3A genomic region:
- the carB gene encoding carbamoyl-phosphate synthase large subunit, whose amino-acid sequence MPKRTDISTILIIGAGPIVIGQACEFDYSGTQACKALRAEGYRIVLVNSNPATIMTDPDMADRTYVEPITPEIVAKIIEKERYAIPGGFALLPTMGGQTALNCALSLKRMGVLDKFEIEMIGANAQAIDKAEDRELFREAMTRIGLETPRSRLANATDLKTADKAKRNAEIAEIEASALPPEEKQKAVADIRRRWETGEPERKRRYISKGLTEALEALEDIGLPAIIRPSFTLAGTGGGIAYNKAEFIDIIERGLDASPTTEVLIEESVIGWKEYEMEVVRDKADNCIIVCSIENIDPMGVHTGDSITVAPALTLTDKEYQIMRDASIAVLREIGVETGGSNVQFAVDPATGRMIVIEMNPRVSRSSALASKATGFPIAKVAAKLAVGYTLDEIANDITGGATPASFEPTIDYVVTKIPRFAFEKFPGAEPILTTAMKSVGEAMAIGRNFAESLQKALRSLETGLSGLDEIEIDGMGRGDDMNVLRAALGTPTPDRLLVVGQALRLGMDPQEIHEACKIDPWFIARIEEIVALEARVRAFGLPKDAENFRALKFAGFSDARLATLTGAGEKEVRAARRALDVRPVYKRIDTCAAEFASPTAYMYSTYETPFLGAPANEARPSNRRKVVILGGGPNRIGQGIEFDYCCCHACFALADAGYETIMINCNPETVSTDYDTSDRLYFEPLTAEDVEEILDVERSNGTLHGVIVQYGGQTPLKLAHTLSSAGVPILGTPVDSIDLAEDRDRFKRLLDKLGLKQPKNGIAYSVEQSRLVAGELGLPLVVRPSYVLGGRAMAIIRDQNTLDDYLLGTLPSLVPSDVKARYPNDKTGQINTVLGKNPLLFDRYLTDAIEVDVDCLADGEEAAIAGVMEHIEEAGIHSGDSACSLPPRSLSAETVAELERQTIQLAKALGVIGLMNVQYALKDGEIFVLEVNPRASRTVPFVAKVIGAPIAKIAARIMAGEKLSAFTLPSRAPNHVGVKESVFPFARFPGVDTVLGPEMRSTGEVIGLDRSFEAAFAKSQLGGGTKVPRQGTVFVSVRDADKPRVLAAVQQLVSLGFTVVATGGTARYLQEQGVPAQKLNKVSEGRPHIVDAIKNGSVQLVFNTTEGAQALADSRSLRQAALLHKVPYYTTLAGAIASVQSIRAYVSGDLEVRALQDYFASDA is encoded by the coding sequence ATGCCGAAGCGAACAGACATCTCGACCATTCTGATCATCGGCGCCGGCCCCATCGTCATCGGCCAGGCCTGCGAATTCGACTATTCCGGCACACAGGCCTGCAAGGCCCTCCGCGCCGAGGGCTATCGCATCGTCCTCGTCAACTCCAATCCCGCGACCATCATGACCGATCCCGACATGGCGGATCGGACCTATGTCGAGCCGATAACGCCCGAGATCGTCGCCAAGATCATCGAGAAGGAGCGCTACGCCATCCCCGGCGGCTTCGCGCTCCTGCCCACCATGGGCGGCCAGACGGCCTTGAATTGCGCGCTCTCGCTGAAGCGCATGGGCGTGCTCGACAAATTCGAGATCGAGATGATCGGCGCCAATGCGCAGGCCATAGACAAGGCCGAGGATCGCGAATTGTTCCGCGAGGCCATGACCAGGATCGGCCTGGAGACGCCGCGCTCGCGCCTCGCCAACGCCACCGATCTCAAAACCGCCGACAAGGCCAAGCGCAACGCCGAGATCGCCGAGATCGAGGCTTCCGCTTTGCCGCCCGAGGAGAAGCAGAAGGCGGTCGCCGACATCCGCCGCCGCTGGGAGACGGGCGAGCCCGAGCGCAAGCGCCGTTATATTTCCAAGGGCCTGACCGAGGCGCTGGAGGCGCTGGAGGACATCGGCCTGCCGGCGATCATCCGGCCGTCCTTCACTTTGGCCGGCACGGGCGGCGGCATCGCCTATAACAAGGCGGAGTTCATCGACATCATCGAGCGCGGGCTGGACGCCTCGCCGACCACCGAAGTGCTCATCGAAGAGAGCGTCATCGGCTGGAAAGAGTATGAGATGGAGGTCGTCCGCGACAAAGCGGACAATTGCATCATCGTCTGCTCGATCGAGAATATCGATCCGATGGGCGTGCATACGGGCGATTCGATCACCGTCGCCCCGGCGCTGACGCTGACCGACAAAGAATATCAGATCATGCGCGACGCCTCGATCGCCGTGCTGCGCGAGATCGGCGTCGAGACCGGCGGCTCGAATGTCCAATTCGCCGTCGATCCCGCCACCGGGCGCATGATCGTCATCGAGATGAATCCGCGCGTGTCGCGGTCCTCGGCGCTGGCCTCCAAGGCGACGGGATTCCCCATCGCCAAGGTCGCCGCCAAGCTCGCCGTCGGCTACACGCTGGACGAGATCGCCAATGACATAACGGGCGGCGCGACGCCGGCCTCCTTCGAGCCGACGATCGATTATGTCGTCACCAAGATTCCGCGTTTCGCTTTCGAGAAATTCCCCGGCGCCGAGCCCATTCTGACGACGGCGATGAAATCCGTCGGCGAGGCCATGGCGATCGGGCGCAATTTCGCCGAATCGCTGCAAAAGGCGCTGCGCTCGCTGGAGACCGGCCTCTCCGGCCTCGACGAGATCGAGATCGACGGCATGGGCCGCGGCGACGATATGAATGTGCTGCGCGCCGCGCTCGGCACGCCGACGCCGGATCGGCTGCTCGTCGTCGGCCAGGCGCTGCGGCTCGGCATGGATCCGCAGGAGATTCACGAGGCCTGCAAGATAGATCCCTGGTTCATCGCGCGGATCGAGGAGATCGTCGCGCTGGAGGCGCGCGTGCGCGCCTTCGGCCTGCCCAAGGACGCCGAGAATTTCCGTGCGCTGAAATTCGCCGGCTTCTCCGACGCCCGCCTCGCGACGCTCACCGGCGCCGGCGAGAAGGAGGTCCGCGCCGCGCGACGGGCGCTCGACGTGCGGCCGGTCTATAAGCGCATCGACACTTGCGCGGCGGAATTCGCCTCGCCCACCGCCTATATGTATTCGACCTATGAGACGCCTTTCCTCGGCGCGCCGGCCAATGAGGCGCGGCCGTCGAATCGGCGCAAAGTGGTCATTCTCGGCGGCGGGCCGAACCGCATCGGCCAGGGCATAGAATTCGACTATTGCTGCTGCCACGCCTGTTTCGCGCTCGCCGACGCGGGCTATGAAACCATCATGATCAATTGCAATCCCGAGACTGTGTCGACGGATTACGACACCTCCGATCGTCTCTATTTCGAGCCGCTGACGGCCGAGGACGTGGAGGAGATTTTGGACGTCGAGCGCAGCAATGGGACATTGCATGGCGTCATCGTCCAATATGGCGGCCAGACGCCCTTGAAGCTCGCCCATACGCTGAGCTCGGCGGGCGTGCCCATTCTCGGCACGCCGGTCGATTCGATCGACCTCGCGGAGGATCGCGACCGCTTCAAGCGCTTGCTCGACAAGCTCGGATTGAAGCAGCCCAAGAATGGCATCGCCTATTCTGTGGAGCAGTCGCGGCTCGTCGCCGGCGAGCTCGGCCTGCCGCTCGTCGTGCGGCCGTCCTATGTGCTCGGCGGGCGCGCGATGGCGATCATCCGCGATCAAAACACGCTCGACGATTATCTGCTCGGCACGCTGCCGAGCCTCGTGCCTTCCGACGTCAAGGCGCGCTATCCCAATGACAAGACCGGGCAGATCAACACTGTGCTCGGCAAGAATCCGCTGCTCTTCGACCGCTATCTGACCGACGCCATAGAGGTGGACGTCGACTGTCTCGCCGATGGCGAGGAGGCGGCCATCGCCGGGGTGATGGAGCATATAGAGGAGGCCGGCATTCATTCCGGCGATTCGGCCTGCTCGCTGCCGCCGCGCTCGCTCTCGGCCGAGACGGTGGCCGAGCTCGAGCGGCAGACGATCCAGCTCGCCAAGGCGCTCGGCGTCATCGGGCTGATGAACGTCCAATATGCGCTGAAGGACGGCGAAATCTTCGTGCTCGAGGTCAATCCGCGCGCCTCGCGCACCGTGCCCTTCGTCGCCAAGGTGATCGGCGCGCCCATCGCCAAGATCGCGGCGCGGATCATGGCCGGGGAGAAGCTCTCGGCCTTCACCCTGCCCTCCCGCGCGCCGAATCACGTCGGCGTGAAGGAATCGGTCTTCCCCTTCGCACGCTTCCCCGGCGTCGACACTGTGCTCGGGCCGGAAATGCGCTCGACCGGCGAGGTCATCGGCCTCGACCGCAGCTTCGAGGCCGCCTTCGCCAAGAGCCAGCTGGGGGGCGGCACCAAAGTCCCCCGCCAGGGAACCGTCTTCGTCTCGGTGCGCGACGCCGACAAGCCGCGCGTCCTGGCCGCGGTCCAGCAGCTGGTGAGCCTCGGCTTCACCGTCGTCGCGACCGGGGGCACGGCCCGCTACCTGCAGGAGCAGGGCGTGCCGGCGCAAAAGCTCAACAAAGTGTCGGAAGGACGCCCGCATATCGTGGACGCCATAAAGAACGGCTCCGTTCAGCTCGTGTTCAACACGACGGAAGGAGCCCAGGCGCTGGCGGATTCTCGTTCCTTGCGCCAAGCTGCGCTATTGCATAAAGTCCCCTATTATACGACTCTGGCCGGCGCGATCGCGTCGGTCCAGAGCATTAGGGCCTATGTATCGGGAGATCTCGAAGTCCGCGCCCTTCAGGACTATTTCGCGTCCGACGCGTAA
- the greA gene encoding transcription elongation factor GreA, which produces MVDKVPMTAAGYATLDQELRLRQQTERPRIIQAIAEARAHGDLSENAEYHAAKEAQSLNEGRIADLEDKLSRAEVIDVSKLTGNTVKFGATVTVVDEDTEEEKAYQIVGEPEADVKNGRVSIASPIARALIGKKAGDTVEVKTPGGGKSYEILKVAFV; this is translated from the coding sequence ATGGTGGACAAGGTGCCTATGACCGCCGCCGGCTACGCCACTCTCGACCAGGAGTTGCGTCTACGCCAGCAGACCGAACGTCCGCGCATCATCCAGGCGATCGCCGAGGCGCGCGCCCATGGCGATCTTTCCGAGAACGCCGAATATCACGCCGCCAAGGAAGCGCAATCGCTGAACGAGGGCCGCATCGCCGACCTCGAGGACAAGCTGTCGCGCGCCGAGGTCATAGACGTCTCCAAGCTCACTGGCAATACGGTGAAATTCGGCGCGACGGTCACCGTCGTCGACGAGGACACCGAGGAGGAGAAGGCCTATCAGATCGTCGGCGAACCGGAAGCCGATGTGAAGAACGGCCGCGTCTCCATCGCCTCCCCCATCGCCCGCGCGCTGATCGGCAAAAAGGCCGGCGACACGGTCGAGGTGAAGACGCCGGGCGGCGGCAAGAGCTATGAGATTTTGAAGGTCGCTTTCGTCTGA
- a CDS encoding endonuclease domain-containing protein, with protein sequence MHDEDRLRRFRLGTARRLRENTTSAEQRLWRELDRVPLLRTHFRRQAPIGPYVVDFVCLRERLVIEVDGPSHTEPEASQRDNERTLWLEREGYRVLRFWNQEVYENVGGVLDTIYAALYGSLTVEPGAPPPPASEEL encoded by the coding sequence ATGCACGACGAGGACAGGCTTCGACGATTTCGTCTCGGAACGGCTCGCCGCCTACGCGAGAATACGACCAGCGCAGAACAGAGGCTCTGGCGCGAGCTGGATCGCGTGCCGCTGCTGAGGACGCATTTTCGAAGACAAGCGCCGATCGGGCCTTATGTCGTCGATTTCGTCTGTTTGCGGGAAAGACTCGTGATCGAGGTCGACGGCCCGTCGCACACGGAGCCCGAGGCGTCGCAGCGCGACAATGAGCGGACGCTCTGGCTCGAACGGGAAGGCTATCGCGTTCTCCGCTTTTGGAACCAGGAAGTTTACGAGAATGTCGGTGGCGTTCTCGACACGATCTATGCGGCGCTGTACGGCTCTCTCACAGTGGAGCCTGGCGCGCCACCGCCGCCGGCCAGTGAAGAGCTCTGA
- a CDS encoding type II toxin-antitoxin system Phd/YefM family antitoxin: MKSWAVQDAKARFSELLDACLHEGPQMVTRRGAEAAVLVPIVEWRRLRQSAPPTLKALLLSDSARGDLDLPERGARRRRPPRGFD; encoded by the coding sequence ATGAAGAGCTGGGCCGTGCAGGATGCGAAGGCGCGTTTCAGCGAGCTGCTGGACGCCTGCCTCCACGAGGGTCCGCAGATGGTCACGCGGCGCGGCGCGGAGGCCGCTGTTCTGGTCCCGATCGTCGAGTGGCGCAGGCTTCGCCAGTCCGCGCCGCCGACATTGAAGGCCCTGCTCCTGTCCGACTCGGCGCGCGGCGATCTGGACCTGCCGGAGCGCGGCGCTCGGCGTCGTCGGCCGCCCCGCGGCTTCGATTAA
- a CDS encoding DUF167 family protein — MTRKSTEAEPFFWWEGETLVVNILGRPAASRDAIGKPRGHQLEVSVTTAPRRGRATDHMVRFLAGEFGVAPSAIEVVFGRMNVNKQLRIAAPQKLPGPFRRSSPQGGEG, encoded by the coding sequence TTGACGCGCAAATCGACGGAGGCCGAGCCTTTTTTCTGGTGGGAAGGCGAAACTCTAGTGGTCAATATTCTGGGGCGGCCGGCCGCCAGTCGCGACGCCATCGGCAAGCCCAGGGGCCATCAGCTCGAGGTCAGCGTGACCACGGCGCCGCGCCGAGGCCGGGCGACCGATCATATGGTCCGCTTTCTCGCCGGCGAGTTCGGCGTCGCTCCCTCGGCGATCGAGGTGGTGTTCGGACGCATGAACGTCAACAAGCAATTGCGGATCGCCGCGCCGCAGAAGCTTCCAGGCCCGTTTCGGCGATCCTCGCCGCAGGGCGGAGAGGGCTGA
- a CDS encoding mitochondrial fission ELM1 family protein has product MRAPPAVQYFDERRGPSSDPASPGHLLPRAGEGRAPWLRPTTAWILSDGRAGHEVQSLGIAEALDLAPRLIRLAPRGLIAALAPFGPIDPREAALLAPPYPDLVIACGRRTIPYLRHVKRASGGAVFTVYVNRPASGLGTADVIVAPRHDGLEGENVIAPLAPANRLTPQRLAEARAALDPRIAALPEPRVGLLIGGDSRHFRYSAGDAERLLAAVGAMLEQGWSVAATVSRRTPAGLVEALRARLVGPHPTPLRGAAFSRAREKAARAFLWAGDGENPYLSILAGSQALLVTADSVNMVAEAASTGAPVHVFAPDGGGAKIAAFLDGLEAHGAVRRWRGRPEHWRYEPLNETPSIAAEIARRYALFHGKPLAAQERRLRRNA; this is encoded by the coding sequence ATGAGGGCGCCTCCCGCAGTCCAATATTTTGACGAGCGGCGCGGACCCTCATCCGACCCGGCTTCGCCGGGCCACCTTCTCCCGCGCGCGGGAGAAGGGAGAGCCCCATGGCTCCGCCCCACGACAGCCTGGATTCTCTCCGACGGCCGCGCCGGGCATGAAGTCCAGAGCCTCGGCATAGCCGAAGCCCTCGACCTCGCCCCACGCCTGATCCGCCTCGCCCCGCGCGGCCTCATCGCCGCGCTCGCGCCTTTCGGCCCGATCGACCCGCGCGAAGCGGCGCTCCTCGCCCCACCCTATCCCGATCTCGTCATCGCCTGCGGCAGGCGGACAATCCCCTATCTTCGCCATGTGAAGCGCGCCTCCGGCGGCGCGGTCTTCACCGTCTATGTGAATCGTCCGGCGAGCGGCCTCGGGACGGCGGACGTCATCGTCGCGCCGCGCCATGACGGGCTCGAGGGCGAAAATGTCATCGCCCCGCTCGCGCCGGCGAATCGGCTGACGCCGCAGCGCCTCGCCGAAGCGCGTGCCGCGCTCGATCCGCGGATCGCGGCGCTGCCGGAGCCGAGAGTGGGGCTGCTGATCGGCGGGGATAGCCGGCATTTTCGGTATTCGGCAGGGGATGCGGAGAGGCTTCTCGCCGCCGTCGGCGCCATGCTGGAGCAAGGGTGGAGCGTCGCGGCGACTGTCTCCCGGCGCACGCCCGCGGGGCTGGTCGAAGCGTTGCGCGCGCGGCTCGTGGGCCCTCATCCGACCCCGCTTCGCGGCGCTGCCTTCTCCCGCGCGCGGGAGAAGGCAGCGCGGGCCTTTCTTTGGGCGGGGGACGGCGAGAATCCTTATCTTTCGATTCTCGCCGGCTCGCAGGCGCTGCTGGTGACGGCCGACAGCGTCAATATGGTCGCCGAGGCGGCGAGCACGGGCGCGCCGGTCCATGTCTTCGCGCCCGACGGCGGCGGCGCCAAGATCGCCGCCTTTCTCGATGGGCTCGAAGCGCATGGCGCTGTGCGGCGCTGGCGCGGCCGGCCCGAACATTGGCGCTACGAGCCGCTGAACGAGACGCCCTCCATCGCCGCCGAGATCGCGCGGCGCTACGCGCTCTTTCACGGCAAGCCTCTTGCAGCGCAAGAGCGGCGGTTGCGGCGCAACGCATAA
- a CDS encoding spermidine synthase: MIPWTLLDTAPVPGGEGELRLRRRGAEFSIRLGAVELMNSRISGSEEALATLTCAKIATRAQPRILIGGLGMGFTLRAALGVLGAKAQIVVAELVPAVVAWARGPMAELFGDSLTDPRVRIEVEDVGRVIRSGRGSYDAILLDVDNGPEALTRDSNDGLYGQDGLRAARAALRPGGVLAVWSCAPDRDFAARLRKTGFRVEEVKTRARGRDGGARHVIWLAARADSSSPRTRAGADPN, from the coding sequence ATGATCCCCTGGACCCTGCTCGATACGGCCCCCGTGCCCGGCGGCGAGGGCGAGCTGCGGCTCCGGCGGCGGGGCGCGGAATTTTCCATCCGGCTCGGCGCCGTCGAGCTGATGAACAGCCGCATCAGCGGCTCGGAGGAGGCGCTCGCCACGCTCACCTGCGCGAAAATCGCGACGCGGGCGCAGCCGCGCATTCTCATCGGCGGGCTCGGCATGGGCTTCACCCTGCGCGCCGCGCTGGGCGTTCTCGGGGCAAAGGCGCAGATCGTCGTCGCCGAGCTCGTGCCGGCCGTCGTCGCCTGGGCGCGGGGGCCGATGGCGGAGCTGTTCGGCGACAGCCTGACCGACCCGCGCGTCCGCATAGAGGTCGAGGATGTCGGGCGAGTGATCCGCTCGGGCCGCGGCAGCTATGACGCTATTCTTCTCGATGTCGACAATGGCCCCGAGGCTCTCACCCGCGATTCCAATGACGGGCTCTATGGCCAGGACGGGTTGCGGGCGGCGCGCGCCGCGCTGCGCCCGGGCGGCGTGCTGGCCGTATGGTCCTGCGCGCCGGATCGCGATTTCGCCGCGCGCCTGCGCAAGACCGGCTTCCGTGTGGAGGAGGTGAAGACGCGCGCCAGAGGCCGAGACGGCGGCGCGCGGCATGTGATCTGGCTCGCCGCCCGCGCCGATTCGTCGTCGCCGCGGACGCGGGCGGGAGCCGATCCGAATTGA
- a CDS encoding type II toxin-antitoxin system VapC family toxin → MYLLDTNVVSELRRTRPHGGVLAWLESVADHDLHLSAVTIGEIQAGIEITRVRDAERAAAIEAWLEQVAATYNVLAMDAPAFRQWARLMHRKPDRLIEDAMIAATAIVHGLTVVTRNMRDFEALEAPTLNPFERKA, encoded by the coding sequence ATGTATCTTCTGGACACGAATGTCGTCTCGGAATTGCGGCGCACCCGGCCGCATGGCGGCGTCCTCGCTTGGCTGGAGAGCGTCGCCGACCATGACCTTCATTTGTCGGCCGTGACGATCGGCGAGATTCAGGCGGGGATTGAGATCACACGCGTGCGCGACGCCGAACGCGCGGCTGCGATCGAAGCCTGGCTGGAGCAGGTCGCGGCGACCTACAATGTTCTCGCCATGGATGCGCCCGCCTTTCGCCAATGGGCGCGTCTCATGCATCGCAAGCCGGATCGGCTGATCGAGGATGCGATGATCGCCGCGACGGCGATCGTCCACGGGCTGACCGTCGTCACGCGCAATATGCGGGATTTCGAAGCGCTGGAGGCGCCGACGCTGAACCCGTTCGAGCGGAAGGCGTGA
- the aspS gene encoding aspartate--tRNA ligase, with product MHRYRSHNCGELRETKAGETVRLSGWCHRIRDHGGVLFVDLRDHYGLTQCVVDPDSPAFKDAEKLRSEWVARLDGEVRKRPAGTENPDMPTGLIEVYVTEIEVLGPAAELPLPVFGDIPYPEETRLRYRFIDLRREKLHANIMLRGKVIDSLRQRMKSLGFFEFQTPILTASSPEGARDFLVPSRMHPGKFYALPQAPQQFKQLLMVAGFDRYFQIAPCFRDEDARADRSPGEFYQLDIEMSFVTQEDVFEAVEPVLRGVFEEFGGGKPVTQSFPKIAFRDAMLKYGSDKPDLRNPLIIADVSAEFARDDVSFKAFKGKVVRGIPAPGAASQPRSFFDKLNDWARSEGAPGLGYIIFDEENGALIGKGPIAKFIPPEALAALAAKGGVKAGDALFFSAGEELKAAKLAGAARLRVGTELGLSKTDVFEFCWIVDFPMYEYNEDDKKIDFSHNPFSMPQGGLEALENKNPLDLLAYQYDIVCNGIELSSGAIRNHRPDIMKKAFEIAGYGEDVLLEKFGGMYRAFQYGAPPHGGIAPGVDRIVMLLAGEENLREVVLFPMNQRAEDLLMGAPSEATPKQLRELHIRLNLPEKG from the coding sequence ATGCATCGCTATCGTTCGCATAATTGTGGAGAGCTGCGCGAGACAAAGGCCGGCGAGACCGTCCGCCTCTCCGGCTGGTGCCACCGCATTCGTGACCATGGCGGCGTGCTGTTCGTCGATCTGCGCGACCATTACGGCTTGACCCAATGCGTCGTCGATCCCGACTCGCCGGCCTTCAAAGACGCGGAGAAGCTGCGCTCCGAATGGGTCGCGCGTCTCGACGGCGAGGTGCGCAAGCGCCCCGCCGGCACCGAGAATCCCGATATGCCGACCGGCCTGATCGAGGTCTATGTGACCGAGATCGAGGTGCTGGGCCCGGCGGCCGAGCTGCCGCTGCCGGTCTTCGGCGACATCCCCTATCCGGAAGAGACGCGGCTGCGCTATCGCTTCATCGATCTGCGCCGCGAGAAGCTGCACGCCAATATCATGCTGCGCGGCAAGGTCATCGATTCGCTGCGCCAGCGGATGAAGTCCCTGGGCTTCTTCGAGTTCCAGACGCCGATTCTCACCGCCTCCTCGCCGGAGGGCGCGCGCGACTTTCTGGTGCCCTCGCGCATGCATCCGGGCAAATTCTATGCGCTGCCGCAGGCGCCGCAGCAGTTCAAGCAGCTGCTGATGGTGGCGGGCTTCGATCGCTATTTCCAGATCGCGCCGTGCTTTCGCGACGAGGACGCCCGCGCCGACCGCAGCCCCGGCGAGTTCTACCAGCTCGATATCGAAATGAGCTTCGTGACGCAGGAGGATGTGTTCGAGGCCGTCGAGCCGGTGCTGCGCGGCGTGTTCGAGGAATTCGGCGGCGGCAAGCCGGTGACGCAGAGCTTCCCCAAGATCGCCTTCCGCGACGCCATGCTGAAATATGGCTCCGACAAGCCCGATCTGCGCAATCCGCTGATCATCGCCGATGTCAGCGCGGAATTCGCGCGCGACGATGTGAGCTTCAAGGCCTTCAAGGGCAAGGTCGTGCGCGGCATTCCGGCGCCGGGCGCGGCGTCGCAGCCGCGCAGCTTCTTCGACAAGCTCAATGATTGGGCGCGTTCGGAAGGCGCGCCGGGCCTCGGCTACATCATCTTCGACGAGGAGAATGGCGCGCTGATCGGCAAGGGCCCGATCGCGAAATTCATTCCGCCGGAGGCGCTGGCCGCGCTCGCCGCCAAGGGCGGCGTGAAGGCCGGCGACGCATTGTTCTTCTCGGCCGGCGAGGAGCTGAAGGCGGCCAAGCTCGCCGGCGCCGCGCGCCTGCGCGTCGGCACGGAGCTCGGCCTGTCGAAGACGGATGTCTTCGAATTCTGCTGGATCGTCGACTTCCCGATGTACGAATATAACGAGGACGACAAGAAGATCGACTTCTCGCACAATCCCTTCTCCATGCCGCAAGGCGGCCTCGAGGCGCTGGAGAATAAGAACCCGCTCGATCTTCTCGCCTATCAATACGACATCGTCTGCAACGGCATCGAATTGTCCTCGGGCGCGATCCGAAATCATCGCCCGGACATTATGAAGAAGGCTTTCGAGATCGCCGGCTATGGCGAGGATGTGCTGCTCGAGAAATTCGGCGGCATGTATCGCGCCTTCCAATATGGCGCCCCGCCGCATGGAGGCATCGCGCCGGGCGTCGATCGCATCGTGATGCTGCTCGCGGGCGAGGAGAATTTGCGCGAGGTCGTGCTGTTCCCGATGAACCAGCGCGCCGAAGATCTGCTGATGGGCGCGCCCTCCGAGGCGACGCCCAAGCAGCTGCGCGAGCTGCACATCCGCCTGAACCTGCCCGAAAAGGGCTGA
- the trxB gene encoding thioredoxin-disulfide reductase — MSADDKGRLHARVIVLGSGPAGYTAAIYTARAMLEPVVIAGFDQGGQLMITTDVENYPGFAEPIQGPWLMDQMRAQAEHVGAKLVSDHIVEARLDKRPFELLGDSGTLYTADALIIATGAKAKWLGIPSEEAFKGYGVSACATCDGFFFRGKKVLVVGGGNTAVEEALYLSQIAAEVTVVHRRDSFRAERVLQERLAARPNVKILFDHAIDEILGGAAPPSVTQTRVKNVKTGTTQTLDVDGVFIAIGHQPASELFVGQLELKPSGYIQVEPGTTHTNIPGVFAAGDVADETYRQAVTAAGLGCMAALDVERYLLETPAHAGDALASEEPL, encoded by the coding sequence ATGTCCGCAGACGATAAAGGCCGCCTGCACGCCCGCGTCATCGTGCTGGGCTCCGGCCCCGCCGGCTATACGGCGGCGATCTACACTGCGCGCGCCATGCTCGAGCCCGTGGTCATCGCCGGCTTCGATCAGGGCGGCCAGCTCATGATCACCACAGATGTGGAGAATTATCCCGGCTTCGCCGAGCCGATCCAGGGCCCCTGGCTCATGGATCAGATGCGCGCCCAGGCCGAGCATGTCGGCGCCAAGCTGGTCTCCGACCATATTGTCGAGGCCAGGCTCGACAAGCGGCCCTTCGAGCTGCTCGGCGATTCGGGGACGCTCTATACGGCGGACGCGCTCATCATCGCCACCGGAGCCAAGGCCAAATGGCTGGGCATTCCGAGCGAGGAGGCGTTCAAGGGCTATGGCGTCTCCGCCTGCGCCACTTGCGACGGCTTTTTCTTCCGTGGAAAAAAGGTTCTCGTCGTCGGCGGCGGCAATACGGCGGTGGAGGAGGCGCTCTATCTCTCGCAGATCGCGGCCGAGGTGACGGTGGTGCATCGCCGCGACAGCTTCCGCGCCGAGCGCGTGCTGCAGGAGCGGCTGGCGGCGCGGCCCAATGTCAAAATCCTCTTCGATCACGCGATCGACGAGATTTTGGGCGGCGCCGCCCCGCCCTCGGTCACGCAGACGCGCGTGAAGAATGTGAAGACCGGCACGACGCAGACGCTGGATGTGGACGGCGTCTTCATCGCCATCGGCCATCAGCCGGCCTCGGAACTGTTCGTCGGGCAGCTGGAGCTGAAGCCGTCGGGTTACATCCAGGTGGAGCCGGGCACGACGCACACCAATATTCCAGGCGTGTTCGCCGCCGGCGACGTGGCCGACGAGACCTATCGCCAGGCGGTGACGGCGGCCGGCCTCGGCTGCATGGCGGCGCTGGACGTGGAGCGATATCTGCTGGAGACGCCGGCCCATGCGGGCGACGCGCTCGCCTCCGAGGAGCCTTTGTGA